The Methylacidimicrobium sp. B4 genome contains a region encoding:
- a CDS encoding YidH family protein gives MRKNFGDHSANERTFLAWVRTSIGLMAFGFLLEKFTLFLSYLRLALNQPAAAQEPATRLIGLAFLTLGAIMIGMAALRYRLYARQIDSPELEKSSFVLLDTILGACLAGAGILLGLYLALGIAL, from the coding sequence ATGAGAAAGAACTTCGGGGATCACTCGGCCAACGAACGCACCTTCCTCGCGTGGGTCCGGACGAGCATCGGCCTCATGGCATTCGGGTTCCTGCTCGAGAAGTTTACCCTCTTTCTGAGCTATCTCCGACTCGCGCTCAACCAGCCGGCGGCGGCCCAGGAGCCGGCGACCCGGCTCATCGGGCTCGCCTTCCTGACCCTCGGCGCCATCATGATCGGGATGGCGGCGCTCCGCTACCGCCTCTATGCCCGGCAGATCGACAGCCCGGAGCTGGAAAAGAGCAGCTTCGTTCTCCTCGACACGATCCTCGGGGCTTGCCTGGCCGGCGCCGGCATCCTGCTCGGTCTCTATCTGGCTCTCGGGATCGCGCTCTAG
- a CDS encoding pyridoxal phosphate-dependent aminotransferase produces the protein MEPSSRASRITPSLTLSLGSKAKSLQAKGVDIINLGSGEPDFDTPEFIKAAAMGSLDAGFTKYTPSSGIPELRQAIADKLKTDNGLSYEPGQITVSCGAKHACLNVLLATLDAGDEVIIPAPYWLSYPEMVKIADGAPVVVPTRLENGFKITPEEFADAMTPKTRMIILNSPGNPTGSVYTREEIEALARVAAEEDILILSDEIYEKILFDNQKHCSVASLDAAFYPLTFTVNGFSKAYAMTGWRLGYVASPPWAAAAVEAIQSHSTSNVTSFAQKGALAAYRGPQECVQAMTQEYERRRDYLVTQLGSLPKVDFIRPQGTFYLLLEIGETKLSSTQFAERLLEEEKVMAIPGIAFGDDRTVRLSYATDMESLQRGVERLIGFLKRL, from the coding sequence ATGGAACCATCTTCCCGCGCCTCTCGCATTACGCCCTCGCTCACCCTTTCCTTGGGGAGCAAGGCGAAGTCTCTGCAGGCAAAAGGCGTAGACATTATCAACCTCGGATCGGGGGAGCCCGACTTCGACACCCCGGAGTTCATCAAGGCGGCGGCCATGGGGTCTCTGGATGCCGGATTTACCAAGTACACTCCCTCGTCGGGAATTCCCGAATTGCGGCAGGCGATCGCCGACAAGCTCAAGACGGACAACGGTCTATCCTATGAGCCCGGGCAGATCACGGTCAGCTGCGGAGCCAAGCACGCCTGTCTCAATGTCCTGCTGGCGACCTTGGATGCTGGAGACGAGGTGATCATCCCCGCCCCCTACTGGTTGAGCTATCCGGAAATGGTCAAGATCGCCGATGGAGCGCCCGTGGTGGTTCCCACCCGGCTGGAAAACGGCTTCAAGATCACCCCGGAGGAGTTCGCCGACGCAATGACGCCCAAGACTCGGATGATCATCCTCAACAGCCCGGGAAATCCCACCGGGTCGGTCTATACGCGGGAAGAGATCGAGGCGCTGGCGCGCGTTGCGGCCGAAGAGGATATCCTGATCCTCTCTGACGAAATCTACGAGAAGATCTTGTTCGACAACCAGAAGCACTGCAGCGTCGCCTCCCTGGACGCCGCCTTCTATCCGCTGACCTTCACGGTCAACGGCTTCAGCAAGGCCTACGCGATGACTGGCTGGCGGCTCGGCTATGTCGCCTCCCCTCCCTGGGCGGCGGCTGCCGTGGAAGCGATCCAGAGCCATTCGACCTCGAATGTGACCTCGTTCGCGCAGAAGGGAGCGCTCGCCGCCTACCGGGGACCGCAGGAGTGCGTGCAGGCCATGACCCAGGAGTACGAGCGCCGGCGGGATTACCTGGTGACCCAGCTCGGCTCCCTCCCCAAGGTCGACTTCATTCGCCCTCAGGGCACCTTCTACCTCCTGCTCGAGATCGGGGAGACCAAGCTCTCCTCTACCCAGTTCGCCGAGCGTCTCCTCGAGGAAGAGAAGGTCATGGCCATCCCGGGGATCGCCTTCGGTGACGACCGGACGGTGCGCCTCTCCTATGCCACGGACATGGAGAGCCTGCAACGCGGCGTTGAGCGGTTGATCGGCTTCCTGAAGCGCTTGTAG
- a CDS encoding nucleoside-diphosphate kinase, with the protein MARELSYVIINPYSLHKSRTGAIISRLLTRTSLDLVGASMFAPSHELIREYAKMIVTENDPQDRQIQQLIQDYILENYAPDPATKLRRRVMVLLFAGNDAVARTREAVGNISRMSSGGETVRDTFADLVFARDGSVRYFEPAVLAAPTVEEAKTKLRLWSRYAPTDSGLVSSALPTLQDPRHQRTLVILKPDTIRFPGGRPGNVIDLFSKTGLAITAIKIHRMSVAEAEEFYGPVRAVLREKLVGATGDKAKELLESALGITVDASLKEQLGRLLGPKSADHQFDLIVQFMTGHHPKDCSEAERRLPGKEKCLILVYEGIDAVQRIREVLGPTDPAKAPPGSIRREFGQNIMVNAAHASDSAESAAREMQILRPGENDFSSLVAEYYGG; encoded by the coding sequence ATGGCACGTGAACTGAGTTACGTTATTATTAACCCCTATTCGCTGCATAAGTCGCGTACAGGGGCGATCATCTCCCGATTACTGACCCGAACGAGCCTCGACCTGGTGGGTGCCTCGATGTTTGCCCCCAGCCACGAGCTGATCCGGGAGTACGCCAAGATGATCGTGACCGAAAACGATCCCCAGGACCGGCAGATTCAACAGCTGATTCAAGACTATATCCTGGAAAACTACGCTCCCGACCCGGCAACGAAGCTCCGGCGCCGGGTCATGGTCCTCCTCTTCGCGGGGAACGACGCCGTCGCCCGCACGCGGGAAGCGGTCGGCAACATCAGCCGAATGAGCAGCGGCGGGGAAACGGTACGCGACACCTTTGCCGATCTGGTCTTCGCCCGGGATGGATCGGTCCGCTACTTCGAGCCGGCCGTCCTGGCCGCTCCTACCGTGGAGGAAGCGAAGACCAAGCTCCGCCTTTGGAGCCGCTATGCCCCGACCGACTCGGGGCTCGTCTCCTCGGCGCTCCCCACCTTGCAGGATCCGCGCCACCAGCGCACGCTCGTGATCCTCAAGCCCGACACGATCCGGTTTCCGGGGGGACGACCAGGCAACGTCATCGATCTGTTCTCGAAGACGGGGCTCGCCATCACCGCAATCAAGATTCACCGGATGAGCGTGGCCGAAGCCGAGGAATTCTACGGACCCGTCCGGGCGGTCCTGCGCGAGAAGCTGGTCGGAGCCACGGGAGACAAGGCAAAGGAGCTGCTCGAGTCCGCTCTGGGCATCACCGTGGATGCTAGCTTGAAGGAGCAGCTCGGACGCCTCCTTGGACCCAAGTCGGCGGATCACCAGTTCGACCTGATCGTCCAGTTCATGACCGGTCATCATCCCAAGGATTGCTCGGAGGCGGAGCGCCGGCTCCCTGGCAAGGAAAAATGCCTGATCCTGGTCTACGAGGGGATCGATGCCGTGCAGCGGATTCGCGAGGTCCTCGGACCGACCGATCCTGCCAAGGCGCCGCCGGGATCGATCCGGCGCGAATTCGGCCAGAACATCATGGTCAATGCCGCTCACGCTTCCGACTCGGCGGAGAGCGCCGCCCGTGAAATGCAAATCCTGCGTCCAGGAGAGAACGACTTTTCCTCCCTGGTCGCCGAATACTACGGCGGATAA
- the tsaD gene encoding tRNA (adenosine(37)-N6)-threonylcarbamoyltransferase complex transferase subunit TsaD translates to MNATPPSDRAERLLWLGIETSCDETGVAVVEERSGRIRGIGALLTSQVNRHRPFGGIVPELAVREHARNLPLLVPQLLARLGLSPLDLGGIAVTEGPGLASSLLIGNAYARAMGASLGLPVFGVNHLEGHLFSPFLEGSEPIPFPFLGLVASGGHTLLAAVEGWNRYRILSSTSDDAAGEALDKIARLLGLPYPGGPEIERLASQGDPKAFCFPRGFPETGDLRFSFSGVKTAVRYFLEQHSERRADPHFLSSVAASLQDSVVRTLCEKALWAASKGGFRTLAAAGGVLANRRLREMLEAGCSDAGLSCRIAPPALCTDNAVMIASAAALKSAAGIPPSLSQDIDPGLPLAV, encoded by the coding sequence GTGAATGCCACCCCTCCAAGCGACCGTGCCGAAAGGCTGCTCTGGTTAGGCATCGAAACCTCCTGCGACGAGACGGGGGTTGCCGTCGTCGAGGAGCGGTCCGGCAGGATTCGGGGAATCGGCGCCCTGCTGACGAGCCAGGTCAACCGCCATCGCCCCTTCGGAGGAATCGTGCCGGAGCTCGCGGTGCGCGAGCATGCACGCAACCTGCCTCTTCTCGTGCCGCAGCTTCTCGCGAGGCTGGGCCTCTCTCCACTGGATCTCGGCGGGATCGCCGTTACCGAGGGGCCGGGGCTCGCCTCGTCCCTTCTGATCGGCAACGCCTATGCACGAGCGATGGGAGCCTCCCTCGGGCTGCCGGTCTTCGGCGTCAACCATCTGGAAGGCCATCTCTTTTCCCCTTTCCTCGAGGGCTCGGAGCCGATCCCCTTTCCCTTCCTCGGGCTCGTTGCCAGTGGAGGCCACACGCTTCTGGCCGCGGTGGAGGGATGGAACCGCTACCGGATCCTGTCCTCCACTTCGGATGACGCGGCTGGGGAGGCTCTCGACAAGATTGCCCGCCTGCTCGGCCTTCCCTACCCCGGAGGGCCCGAGATCGAACGGTTGGCAAGCCAGGGCGACCCCAAGGCGTTTTGCTTTCCCCGCGGCTTTCCCGAAACGGGCGACCTCCGCTTCAGCTTCAGCGGAGTCAAGACCGCCGTCCGCTACTTCCTCGAGCAACATTCCGAAAGACGGGCCGACCCCCATTTTCTCTCCAGCGTGGCCGCCTCGCTCCAGGATTCGGTGGTTCGGACCCTTTGCGAAAAGGCGCTCTGGGCGGCGAGCAAGGGGGGCTTCCGGACCTTGGCGGCGGCGGGGGGCGTGCTCGCCAATCGGCGATTGCGGGAGATGTTGGAGGCGGGATGCTCCGATGCTGGTCTCTCCTGCCGGATCGCACCTCCCGCGCTTTGCACCGACAATGCGGTGATGATCGCCTCCGCAGCCGCCCTGAAGAGCGCCGCCGGAATCCCGCCCTCGCTCAGCCAAGACATCGACCCGGGCCTGCCCTTGGCGGTATGA
- a CDS encoding UDP-glucuronic acid decarboxylase family protein, with translation MAFAVVTGAAGFLGSHLVDRLLRAGYRVLGIDNFVTGNPKNLAHLEHESQFDLLVQDVSEFLDIPGKVDQIFHLASPASPVDYLHLPIQTLKAGALGTYRALGLAKAKGASFLLASTSEIYGDPLVHPQKEEYWGNVNPIGPRGVYDEAKRFAEALTMAYHRSHGVRTHIVRIFNTYGPRMRLHDGRVVPAFIGQALEGKPLTIFGDGSQTRSFCYCTDLIEGIFLLSQSAAADPVNIGNPTELSILEFARLICRLAGIPERLEHKPLPVDDPKQRRPDISRAEKALGWIPRVDLETGLRETIEWFRTHRPDARREEAGRPSPSGTTERSSA, from the coding sequence ATGGCCTTCGCCGTCGTCACCGGAGCCGCAGGGTTCTTGGGGAGTCATCTCGTCGATCGACTCCTGCGCGCCGGGTATCGGGTCCTCGGGATCGACAACTTTGTGACCGGAAACCCCAAGAATCTGGCTCATCTCGAGCACGAGTCCCAATTCGACCTCCTGGTCCAAGACGTCTCCGAATTCCTCGACATTCCCGGAAAGGTCGATCAGATCTTCCATCTCGCCTCTCCGGCGAGCCCGGTCGACTATCTCCATCTTCCGATCCAGACGCTGAAGGCGGGGGCGCTTGGCACCTATCGCGCCTTGGGGCTAGCCAAGGCCAAGGGGGCGTCATTCCTGCTGGCTTCCACTTCGGAAATCTACGGAGATCCCTTGGTCCACCCCCAGAAGGAGGAATATTGGGGCAACGTCAACCCGATCGGTCCCCGGGGCGTCTACGACGAGGCGAAGCGCTTTGCCGAAGCGCTGACGATGGCCTACCACCGGAGTCACGGGGTGAGGACCCACATCGTCCGCATCTTCAATACCTACGGTCCGCGAATGCGGCTGCACGATGGCCGCGTTGTGCCGGCCTTCATCGGACAAGCCCTGGAAGGAAAGCCACTCACCATTTTCGGCGACGGCTCCCAGACCCGCAGCTTCTGCTACTGCACCGACTTGATCGAGGGGATCTTCCTTCTCTCGCAATCGGCGGCCGCCGATCCGGTAAACATCGGCAATCCGACCGAGCTTTCCATTCTCGAGTTCGCCCGGCTCATCTGCCGGCTGGCGGGCATCCCGGAACGGCTAGAGCACAAACCGCTTCCCGTCGACGACCCGAAGCAGCGCCGTCCGGACATCTCCCGCGCGGAAAAGGCGCTGGGATGGATCCCGAGGGTCGATCTGGAGACCGGGCTGCGGGAAACGATCGAATGGTTCCGGACCCATCGGCCTGACGCGAGAAGGGAGGAAGCGGGGAGACCCTCTCCCTCGGGGACCACGGAACGATCTTCGGCCTAG
- a CDS encoding TrkA family potassium uptake protein — translation MPAPRISAPSGKAPLHPTVRHPFHHFLGALSVLLLLVVVGTLGYWTIERMSLLNALYMTVITLSTVGFGEVQPLSPHGRLFTIGLIVGGGALAAYAAGTAIEYLSSGEWRDFLEARRERRMLRGMTGHYLVCGFGRVGRHVTQELIEQGLRVVVIDPDSAVLSRLKSLEISTITGTASDEAVLTAAGILQAKGLVACASSDAENLLIVLTARLLNPRLQIVARAIDESSERKLQKAGADRVVLPYQIAAFRMTTCLIRPAVADFLWEVAHVGGIELFLEQIPLREGSCLVGQTLAQAQLRNRFNVTIVGCRLPDGSLSVRPTAETVLDAGKELIALGTHAELQAFARLASGEDRGAAQQ, via the coding sequence ATGCCCGCCCCTCGGATCTCCGCCCCCTCGGGAAAGGCACCCCTGCATCCGACCGTTCGTCACCCCTTTCATCATTTTCTGGGCGCACTGAGCGTTTTGCTCCTGCTCGTGGTCGTCGGCACCCTCGGCTACTGGACGATCGAGCGGATGTCCCTCCTCAATGCGCTCTACATGACCGTCATCACCCTGAGCACCGTGGGCTTTGGAGAGGTCCAGCCCCTTTCCCCCCACGGCCGGCTCTTTACGATTGGACTGATTGTCGGCGGGGGAGCGCTGGCGGCCTACGCCGCGGGAACGGCGATCGAATACCTCTCCTCCGGCGAATGGCGGGATTTTCTTGAAGCGCGCCGGGAAAGGCGAATGTTGAGGGGAATGACGGGTCACTATCTGGTCTGCGGCTTCGGCCGGGTCGGGCGGCATGTCACCCAGGAGTTGATCGAGCAGGGCCTGCGGGTGGTCGTCATCGACCCCGACTCCGCGGTCCTTTCGCGTCTCAAGAGCTTGGAAATCTCGACGATCACGGGAACGGCCTCGGACGAAGCCGTATTGACGGCGGCGGGGATCCTGCAGGCAAAGGGGCTAGTCGCTTGCGCCAGCTCCGACGCGGAAAACCTGCTCATCGTCCTCACTGCGCGCCTGCTGAACCCGCGATTGCAGATCGTTGCGCGCGCGATCGACGAATCCTCGGAGCGGAAGCTCCAAAAGGCGGGGGCCGACCGTGTCGTCCTGCCCTATCAGATTGCCGCTTTCCGGATGACTACCTGCCTCATTCGACCGGCGGTCGCCGATTTTCTCTGGGAAGTCGCTCACGTGGGAGGAATCGAGCTCTTCCTGGAGCAGATTCCGCTCCGGGAGGGCTCATGCCTGGTTGGCCAGACGCTGGCGCAGGCCCAGCTGCGCAACCGCTTCAACGTCACGATCGTCGGATGCCGGTTGCCGGATGGCTCCCTCTCCGTCCGGCCCACCGCGGAGACCGTCCTCGACGCCGGCAAGGAGCTGATCGCGCTGGGAACCCATGCGGAATTGCAGGCCTTCGCCCGATTAGCCTCGGGAGAGGATCGAGGGGCAGCGCAGCAATAG
- the rsfS gene encoding ribosome silencing factor, translated as MEDSLALARFCRDVALDGKAISPLILDLRNLSAFTDFFLVCSAASPPQLKALAASLEREVQKAHGLHPRSLQGSPASHWVVLDYGTLLVHIFLEKERAHYELEHLWGDAPIL; from the coding sequence ATGGAAGACTCGCTTGCCTTGGCGCGGTTTTGTCGCGATGTCGCTCTGGATGGCAAGGCGATCTCGCCCCTCATTCTCGATCTTCGCAATCTTTCGGCCTTTACCGATTTCTTCCTGGTCTGCTCTGCTGCTTCCCCCCCCCAACTGAAGGCGCTGGCCGCTTCTCTCGAACGCGAGGTCCAGAAGGCTCACGGCCTCCATCCTCGATCGCTCCAAGGCTCTCCGGCCAGCCACTGGGTCGTGCTCGACTATGGGACGCTCCTGGTTCACATCTTCCTGGAAAAGGAACGGGCGCATTACGAGCTCGAGCATCTTTGGGGAGATGCGCCCATACTCTGA
- the nadD gene encoding nicotinate-nucleotide adenylyltransferase has product MAQKHPCPLRLGLFGGSFDPIHHGHLISSWDALEQMHLDRVVFIPCALSPHKSDPPVAPGEERLAMIRRAVRGWPSFCFSDCELERGGPSYSVDTAEEMRRRFPTAELFWIIGSDQVKSLRSWRDYPRLGKLVTFLIVPRPRYGQVVLANGMALLPSPHFVDISSTEIRDRAQSGLPIGHLVPRPVATHIAKRHLYEKIPA; this is encoded by the coding sequence ATGGCCCAAAAACATCCGTGCCCTCTCCGCCTCGGACTCTTCGGCGGCAGCTTCGACCCGATCCACCACGGCCACCTCATCAGCTCCTGGGATGCTCTCGAGCAGATGCACCTCGACCGCGTCGTCTTCATTCCCTGCGCGCTCTCCCCTCATAAGTCGGATCCCCCAGTCGCCCCGGGAGAAGAACGGCTTGCCATGATTCGCCGGGCCGTCCGGGGGTGGCCCTCCTTTTGCTTTTCGGATTGCGAGCTGGAGCGCGGGGGACCGTCCTACTCCGTAGACACCGCGGAAGAGATGCGCCGCCGGTTCCCGACGGCGGAACTATTCTGGATCATCGGTTCGGACCAGGTGAAAAGCCTTCGCTCGTGGAGGGATTACCCACGGCTAGGCAAGCTCGTGACCTTCTTGATTGTGCCGCGGCCCCGGTATGGGCAGGTCGTTCTGGCGAACGGGATGGCGCTGCTGCCCTCTCCTCATTTCGTCGACATCTCCTCGACGGAGATCCGCGACCGGGCGCAGAGCGGTCTCCCGATCGGCCATCTTGTGCCTCGTCCGGTGGCCACTCACATCGCCAAGCGGCATCTCTACGAGAAGATCCCCGCGTGA
- a CDS encoding peroxiredoxin, with translation MNTNLATEALTVGAAVPAVLATDQDGKEVDLAEVSRNGTVLLYFYPKADTPGCTKESCGLRDAYQKFVDLGVRVFGVSMDAVPAQKRFAEKYHLPFPLLADPEGKIVDAFGVAKRNGHATRQSFLIRNGKITWHSGKVNVETHAEEVLREIESSSP, from the coding sequence GTGAATACGAACTTAGCGACAGAGGCTCTCACCGTGGGCGCGGCCGTGCCGGCCGTGCTGGCAACGGACCAGGACGGGAAGGAAGTAGACTTGGCAGAAGTCTCCCGGAATGGGACCGTGCTTCTCTACTTCTACCCTAAGGCCGATACGCCGGGATGCACGAAGGAGTCTTGCGGGTTGCGCGACGCCTACCAAAAGTTCGTCGACCTCGGTGTCCGCGTCTTCGGGGTGAGCATGGATGCGGTGCCCGCCCAGAAGCGGTTTGCCGAAAAGTATCATCTCCCCTTCCCCCTGCTCGCCGACCCGGAAGGGAAGATCGTCGACGCCTTCGGAGTCGCGAAGCGGAACGGTCATGCCACCCGGCAGTCCTTTTTGATTCGAAACGGCAAGATTACCTGGCACAGCGGAAAGGTAAACGTGGAGACCCACGCGGAGGAAGTGCTGCGGGAGATCGAAAGCTCCTCTCCTTGA